One Novosphingobium sp. G106 DNA segment encodes these proteins:
- the rpsI gene encoding 30S ribosomal protein S9: MSDNTVTDLADLGALAAGAPVDASTEAAPEAPVVRTGPPAPIRDQEIDAQGRAYATGRRKDAVARVWLKPGSGKIIVNGRDQEVYFARPTLRLVINQVFGVADRAGQYDVVATVKGGGLSGQAGAVKHGIAQALSKFEPKLRAAVKAAGFLTRDPRVVERKKYGRAKARRSFQFSKR; encoded by the coding sequence ATGTCCGATAACACCGTCACCGATCTCGCCGACCTCGGCGCTCTCGCCGCCGGCGCTCCCGTGGATGCTTCGACCGAAGCCGCTCCGGAAGCTCCCGTCGTGCGCACCGGTCCCCCTGCTCCGATCCGCGATCAGGAAATCGACGCACAGGGTCGCGCCTATGCGACCGGCCGCCGCAAGGACGCCGTCGCCCGCGTGTGGCTGAAGCCCGGCTCGGGCAAGATCATCGTCAATGGCCGCGATCAGGAAGTCTACTTCGCGCGTCCGACGCTGCGCCTCGTCATCAATCAGGTGTTCGGCGTCGCCGATCGCGCTGGCCAGTACGACGTCGTCGCGACCGTCAAGGGTGGTGGCCTCTCGGGCCAGGCCGGCGCGGTCAAGCACGGCATCGCCCAGGCGCTGAGCAAGTTCGAGCCGAAGCTGCGCGCCGCAGTGAAGGCCGCCGGCTTCCTCACCCGTGACCCGCGCGTCGTCGAGCGTAAGAAGTACGGCCGCGCCAAGGCCCGCCGCAGCTTCCAGTTCTCGAAGCGCTAA
- a CDS encoding HPP family protein, whose amino-acid sequence MLAPFFRICTQSREPPLPYRLLVRAASHAGGRLGWARSAVGAILGIVSATLVTDMVLGTNRAALPWLVAPVGASAVLVFALPASPLAQLWPVLGGSMISAMIGLAVGHLMPYPPLASAVAVAVAIAVMSALRCLHPPAGACALIGAMGAPLITAVGWPTFLLALWLDLVALLGMAWVFNNMTGHSWPHEAAAIAPLPPQHWMGRYDMADLEAVLEHWDEVLDVSRDDLDALFRAVEEQTYQRVNAGLEPRDR is encoded by the coding sequence ATGCTGGCCCCCTTTTTTCGTATCTGCACGCAATCCCGGGAGCCTCCCCTGCCCTATCGCCTCCTCGTCCGCGCTGCGAGCCACGCCGGCGGCCGTCTGGGCTGGGCACGCAGCGCCGTGGGCGCGATCCTGGGCATCGTTTCCGCCACGCTGGTGACCGACATGGTGCTCGGCACCAACCGGGCCGCCCTGCCCTGGCTGGTCGCCCCGGTCGGCGCTTCGGCCGTGCTGGTCTTCGCGCTGCCGGCCAGCCCGCTGGCGCAGCTCTGGCCGGTTCTGGGCGGATCGATGATCTCGGCAATGATCGGCCTCGCGGTCGGCCATCTGATGCCCTACCCTCCGCTCGCCAGCGCGGTGGCCGTCGCCGTGGCAATCGCGGTGATGAGCGCGCTGCGCTGCCTCCATCCCCCCGCCGGCGCCTGCGCGCTGATCGGCGCGATGGGCGCGCCGCTGATCACCGCGGTCGGCTGGCCGACCTTCCTGCTCGCGCTCTGGCTCGATCTCGTGGCGCTGCTCGGCATGGCCTGGGTATTCAACAACATGACCGGCCATAGCTGGCCGCACGAGGCCGCGGCGATCGCTCCGCTGCCGCCCCAACACTGGATGGGCCGCTACGACATGGCCGATCTCGAGGCCGTGCTCGAGCACTGGGACGAAGTGCTCGACGTCAGCCGCGACGATCTCGACGCGCTATTCCGCGCAGTCGAAGAGCAGACCTATCAGCGCGTCAATGCCGGCCTGGAGCCGCGCGACCGCTGA
- a CDS encoding DUF1700 domain-containing protein: MTRDEFLKRLRRGLEGMSPEAIADAIGDYEAHFDAAREDGRSEAEVAEALGDPGRLARELRLEAGIKRWEEVRSPSSATNAVIAFLGLGAIDILVLLPILLPAIGVIIGLYAALLALFIAGGVMLVTGPFSGLTVGPAIGFVFGGLGMMSAAVAFGALLSIVAIWLVNGLLWFGRLHYRVIEPAIKSDRSAQ; encoded by the coding sequence ATGACGCGTGACGAATTCCTGAAACGGCTGCGGCGCGGCCTCGAGGGCATGTCCCCCGAAGCGATCGCCGATGCGATCGGCGACTACGAAGCCCATTTCGACGCGGCGCGCGAAGATGGGCGCTCCGAAGCCGAGGTGGCCGAAGCGCTCGGCGATCCCGGCCGGCTGGCGCGCGAGCTTCGCCTGGAAGCGGGTATCAAGCGTTGGGAGGAAGTCCGCTCGCCGTCCTCGGCGACCAATGCGGTCATCGCCTTCCTGGGCCTGGGTGCGATCGACATTCTCGTGCTGCTGCCGATCCTACTGCCGGCGATCGGCGTGATCATCGGGCTCTACGCCGCGCTGCTCGCGCTGTTCATCGCCGGCGGCGTGATGCTGGTGACCGGGCCTTTCAGCGGCCTCACGGTCGGCCCCGCGATAGGCTTCGTCTTCGGCGGCCTGGGCATGATGTCCGCCGCCGTGGCCTTCGGCGCGCTGCTGTCGATCGTCGCGATCTGGTTGGTCAACGGCCTGCTGTGGTTCGGCCGGCTGCATTACCGGGTCATCGAACCCGCCATCAAATCCGACAGGAGCGCCCAATGA
- the cutA gene encoding divalent-cation tolerance protein CutA — translation MMEPAGPALIWCPFPDAGIAAATAKTLLDERLVACANILPAMLSLFEWNGERGEATEAGALFKTDAALLDRAVARLAEEHPYDEPAILAWHCDAATPGTAAWLGGLTR, via the coding sequence ATGATGGAACCTGCAGGCCCCGCGCTGATCTGGTGCCCCTTTCCCGACGCGGGAATAGCCGCCGCAACGGCTAAAACGTTGCTTGACGAAAGGCTGGTCGCCTGCGCCAATATCCTGCCCGCCATGCTTTCGCTGTTCGAATGGAACGGCGAGCGCGGCGAAGCGACGGAGGCGGGGGCCTTGTTCAAGACGGATGCCGCATTGCTCGATCGTGCCGTGGCGCGCCTGGCCGAGGAGCATCCCTATGACGAGCCGGCCATCCTGGCCTGGCACTGCGATGCCGCGACGCCCGGCACCGCCGCCTGGCTCGGAGGCCTGACCCGGTGA
- a CDS encoding DUF998 domain-containing protein, with protein MTSRLRLPGALWLLAGLLYLTSEAIAASAFVGYSYANNYISDLGVPYALTDGTVSPLAWVMNFGGFILDALLYGAAAIAAMGLQRPHRRRATAFVVFALIHSVGSILVGTVHSGPREIAAGTHDIHVLGAAMAIIGGNAASITASRFDASAAYRRASLFLGLVGLASLVMLEANRITGTPILADGLFERGSVYAITAWEILTGLTLLFSKRD; from the coding sequence TTGACCTCGCGATTGCGGCTGCCCGGCGCACTCTGGCTGCTCGCTGGCCTGCTTTACCTGACATCCGAAGCGATCGCCGCTTCGGCCTTCGTCGGATACAGCTACGCGAACAACTACATCAGCGACCTCGGCGTGCCTTACGCCCTGACCGACGGCACGGTCTCACCCCTCGCATGGGTGATGAACTTTGGCGGGTTCATCCTCGATGCCCTGCTTTACGGTGCGGCGGCGATCGCGGCGATGGGCCTCCAACGCCCGCACCGACGGAGGGCCACGGCTTTCGTGGTATTTGCATTGATCCACTCGGTCGGCTCGATATTGGTCGGCACCGTCCATAGCGGTCCGCGCGAGATCGCTGCCGGGACGCACGACATTCATGTCTTAGGCGCGGCGATGGCAATTATCGGCGGCAACGCCGCGTCGATAACCGCGAGCCGTTTCGATGCGTCGGCGGCCTACCGGCGCGCAAGCCTGTTCCTGGGACTGGTCGGATTGGCCAGCCTGGTCATGCTCGAAGCCAATCGGATTACAGGCACGCCGATCCTTGCCGACGGCCTGTTCGAGCGAGGCAGCGTCTATGCGATTACGGCCTGGGAAATCCTGACGGGCCTGACGCTGCTGTTCAGCAAGCGCGATTGA
- the thiS gene encoding sulfur carrier protein ThiS yields the protein MTVQNTSAELSLTVNGEPRRIAAGATIAQLVESLELNPQKVAVERNGEIAPRSSLAEVVLGDGDVLEIVHFVGGGDVDTTAEDTWTVAGRTFRSRLIVGTGKYKDFAQNAAAVEASGAEIVTVAVRRVNVSDPKAPMLTDFIDPKKITYLPNTAGCFTADDAIRTLRLAREAGGWDLVKLEVLGEARTLYPDMRETLKATEVLAKEGFLPMVYCVDDPIAAKQLEEAGAVAVMPLGAPIGSGLGIQNKVTVRLIVEGAKVPVLVDAGVGTASEAAVAMELGCDGVLMNTAIAEAKDPIRMARAMKLGVEAGRHAYLAGRMATRKYADPSSPLAGLI from the coding sequence ATGACCGTTCAAAACACTTCCGCGGAACTTTCCCTGACCGTCAACGGCGAGCCGCGCCGCATTGCCGCCGGCGCCACGATCGCCCAGCTCGTCGAGAGCCTGGAGCTCAACCCGCAGAAGGTTGCGGTCGAGCGCAATGGCGAGATCGCACCGCGCTCCTCGCTGGCCGAGGTCGTGCTCGGCGACGGCGACGTGCTCGAGATCGTCCATTTCGTCGGGGGTGGGGACGTTGACACCACTGCGGAAGACACCTGGACCGTCGCGGGCCGTACCTTCCGATCGCGGTTGATCGTCGGCACGGGCAAGTACAAGGACTTCGCGCAGAACGCCGCGGCGGTCGAGGCTTCGGGGGCCGAGATCGTGACCGTCGCCGTGCGCCGGGTCAACGTCAGCGATCCCAAGGCGCCGATGCTGACCGACTTCATCGATCCCAAAAAGATCACCTATCTGCCCAACACCGCCGGCTGCTTCACCGCCGACGATGCCATCCGCACCCTGCGCCTGGCGCGCGAGGCGGGCGGCTGGGATCTGGTCAAGTTGGAAGTGCTGGGCGAAGCACGCACGCTCTATCCCGACATGCGCGAGACGCTGAAGGCGACCGAGGTCCTGGCCAAGGAAGGCTTCCTGCCGATGGTCTATTGCGTCGACGATCCGATCGCCGCGAAGCAGCTTGAGGAAGCCGGCGCGGTCGCGGTCATGCCGCTCGGCGCGCCGATCGGCTCGGGCCTCGGCATCCAGAACAAGGTGACCGTGCGCCTGATCGTCGAGGGCGCCAAGGTGCCCGTGCTGGTCGATGCCGGTGTCGGCACGGCTTCGGAAGCGGCGGTCGCGATGGAGCTCGGCTGCGACGGCGTGCTGATGAACACGGCCATTGCCGAAGCCAAGGATCCGATCCGTATGGCCCGCGCGATGAAGCTGGGAGTCGAGGCTGGCCGCCATGCCTATCTCGCAGGTCGTATGGCGACGCGCAAATATGCCGATCCCTCCAGCCCGCTGGCGGGTCTGATCTGA
- a CDS encoding COX15/CtaA family protein → MFDSSTVRGSDLSARPLALARWLYIVAGLVVLIVAVGGITRLTESGVSITEWKPVSGALPPLSQAQWQSEFDAYRQTPQFIQINGPAGMTLADYKFIFFWEWVHRLIARAIGMVLALVIAWYGIKRQIPRGYLPRLLALVALVGLQGAIGWWMVESGIVNDVKVSHFRLAAHLLTALVTLGGLVWTALDLQALARGEPRSRLTGFAALALAALLVQLFFGALTAGLRAGHVANDWPLMQGSLVPEGIDWTLGPIHAALNDPFLIHFIHRWWAWVVVAVLIVMGRKLKAAGQRPASIALHSAFGAQVILGIVTVWSGIALWLAVAHQLTGALLVAATTWGAHALGRRRA, encoded by the coding sequence ATGTTCGATTCCTCTACGGTCCGTGGCTCGGATCTCTCCGCCAGGCCGCTGGCGCTGGCGCGCTGGCTTTATATCGTGGCGGGCCTCGTCGTGCTGATCGTCGCGGTCGGCGGGATTACCCGGCTGACCGAGTCGGGCGTGTCGATCACCGAATGGAAACCGGTCTCGGGCGCGCTGCCGCCGCTTAGCCAGGCGCAGTGGCAGTCCGAGTTCGACGCCTATCGCCAGACGCCGCAATTCATCCAGATCAACGGCCCGGCCGGCATGACCTTGGCCGACTACAAGTTCATCTTCTTCTGGGAATGGGTGCACCGGCTGATTGCCCGGGCGATCGGTATGGTGCTGGCGCTGGTGATCGCCTGGTACGGGATCAAGCGGCAGATCCCGCGTGGCTACCTGCCGCGGCTGTTGGCGCTGGTCGCCCTGGTCGGGCTGCAGGGCGCGATCGGCTGGTGGATGGTCGAATCGGGCATCGTCAACGACGTCAAGGTCAGCCATTTCCGCCTCGCCGCGCACCTGCTGACGGCGCTGGTGACCCTGGGCGGCCTAGTCTGGACCGCGCTCGACCTCCAGGCGCTGGCCCGTGGCGAACCGCGTTCCCGGTTGACCGGCTTCGCCGCCCTCGCCCTCGCCGCGCTGCTGGTACAGCTGTTCTTCGGCGCGCTGACTGCGGGTCTGCGCGCGGGCCATGTCGCGAACGACTGGCCGCTGATGCAGGGTAGCCTCGTTCCCGAAGGCATCGACTGGACGCTCGGGCCGATCCATGCCGCGCTCAACGATCCCTTCCTGATCCATTTCATCCACCGCTGGTGGGCCTGGGTGGTCGTCGCCGTGCTGATCGTCATGGGCCGCAAGCTCAAGGCCGCAGGCCAGCGCCCGGCCTCGATCGCGCTGCACAGCGCCTTCGGCGCCCAGGTGATCCTGGGCATCGTCACCGTCTGGTCGGGCATCGCGCTGTGGCTGGCCGTGGCGCATCAGCTGACCGGCGCACTACTGGTCGCGGCGACGACCTGGGGCGCTCATGCGCTCGGCAGGCGCAGGGCATGA
- the ggt gene encoding gamma-glutamyltransferase: MLRSLLAPLAAGLLLAGCATAPKSVSTAPNSSAFAHGMVSAADPRAADAGAEMLHAGGSATDAALAMLLALNVVEPQSSGVGGGGFMVLDDGKGHVETLDGREAAPKAATPEWFKMNGQYLSVPQAIPGGLSVGVPGNVALMAQAHERYGKLPWKQLFGPAIKLARDGFAVTPRMRQFLDRARGTAGLTADGRALYFGADGEPLPVGTTIRNPALAAFLEKLAAGGPKVFYSGANAAAIAETVSKSPRNPAPMTASDLGAYHAKWRAPVCAPYRAYRICGMGPPASGATTVSGVLGVLERFDMTALGKDSPVAWHLIAEAERLVYADRDRYLADSDFVSVPVAGLVAPDYLAARSQLIAPDRTLPAATPGTPPGAQVAQADTLTPDVPSTTHFVAVDRSGQAVTQTSTVESSFGSGLMVSGYYLNNELTDFSLVPDRDGKPVANRVEPGKRPRSSMAPTLVYGPDGKLRLAVGAAGGATIPAQVLRVIIGVIDWKLSVQDAIALPVIYAPGGTTVSVDKGGALEAMIPALKALGHDDIVVRELPLKANAVEVVNGELHGGTDPHTEGVARSD, translated from the coding sequence ATGCTGCGCTCCCTCCTCGCTCCGCTTGCCGCCGGCCTGCTTCTCGCCGGCTGCGCCACCGCCCCCAAATCCGTCTCGACTGCACCGAACAGTAGCGCCTTCGCGCATGGCATGGTCAGCGCCGCCGATCCGCGCGCAGCCGATGCCGGGGCCGAGATGCTTCACGCGGGCGGCAGCGCGACAGACGCGGCGCTCGCCATGCTGCTGGCGCTCAACGTCGTCGAGCCGCAAAGCTCGGGCGTCGGCGGTGGCGGTTTCATGGTGCTCGATGACGGCAAGGGCCACGTCGAAACGCTCGACGGCCGCGAAGCAGCGCCCAAGGCGGCGACGCCCGAATGGTTCAAGATGAACGGCCAGTACCTCTCGGTACCCCAGGCCATCCCCGGCGGGCTCAGCGTCGGCGTTCCCGGCAATGTCGCGCTGATGGCGCAGGCGCACGAGCGCTATGGCAAGCTGCCGTGGAAACAGCTGTTCGGCCCCGCGATCAAGCTTGCGCGCGACGGTTTCGCGGTGACGCCACGGATGCGCCAGTTCCTCGACCGGGCGCGCGGCACGGCCGGGCTGACCGCCGACGGCCGCGCGCTCTATTTCGGCGCCGACGGCGAGCCGCTGCCTGTCGGCACCACAATCCGCAACCCCGCCCTCGCCGCCTTCCTCGAAAAGCTCGCCGCGGGCGGCCCGAAAGTGTTCTATTCGGGCGCCAATGCCGCGGCGATCGCCGAGACGGTGTCGAAGTCGCCGCGCAACCCGGCGCCGATGACCGCGAGCGATCTTGGCGCCTACCACGCCAAGTGGCGCGCGCCGGTCTGCGCGCCCTACCGCGCCTACAGGATCTGCGGCATGGGTCCGCCCGCCTCGGGCGCGACTACCGTCTCGGGCGTGCTCGGCGTGCTCGAACGCTTCGACATGACTGCGCTGGGCAAGGATTCGCCCGTCGCCTGGCACCTGATCGCCGAGGCCGAGCGGCTGGTCTATGCCGACCGCGACCGCTACCTTGCGGACAGCGACTTCGTCTCGGTTCCCGTCGCCGGCCTCGTCGCGCCCGACTATCTCGCTGCCCGCTCGCAGCTCATCGCGCCCGACAGGACCCTGCCCGCCGCCACGCCCGGCACGCCTCCCGGCGCCCAGGTCGCCCAGGCCGATACGCTGACCCCCGACGTGCCCTCGACCACTCATTTCGTCGCGGTCGACCGCAGCGGCCAGGCGGTGACCCAGACTTCGACCGTCGAAAGCAGCTTCGGCTCGGGCCTGATGGTCAGCGGCTACTACCTCAACAACGAGCTGACCGATTTCAGCCTCGTGCCCGACCGCGACGGCAAGCCCGTGGCCAACCGGGTCGAGCCCGGCAAGCGCCCGCGCAGCTCGATGGCGCCGACCCTGGTCTACGGCCCCGACGGCAAGCTGAGACTGGCGGTCGGAGCCGCCGGTGGTGCAACGATCCCGGCACAGGTGCTGCGCGTGATCATCGGCGTGATCGACTGGAAGCTCTCGGTGCAGGACGCGATTGCGCTGCCGGTGATCTATGCCCCGGGCGGCACGACCGTGTCGGTCGACAAGGGCGGCGCACTGGAGGCGATGATCCCGGCGCTGAAAGCCCTCGGCCACGACGATATCGTCGTGCGCGAGCTGCCGCTGAAAGCCAATGCCGTCGAAGTGGTGAACGGCGAACTGCACGGCGGCACCGATCCGCACACCGAAGGGGTTGCCAGATCGGACTAG
- a CDS encoding MerC domain-containing protein, which produces MLTIRDRFDRVGVVLSGLCALHCVLSIVLVSVLGLGGEILLTPAIHEIGLALAIAVGVVTLGLGVLRHRQAGPLLIGAGGISLMSLALLVPHGPKEAMLTIAGVALVATAHIRNLRHAA; this is translated from the coding sequence ATGCTCACGATTCGGGACCGGTTCGACCGGGTAGGCGTGGTCCTTTCGGGGCTCTGCGCGCTTCATTGCGTGCTTTCGATCGTGCTCGTCTCGGTGCTCGGTCTCGGCGGCGAGATCCTGCTGACGCCGGCGATCCACGAGATCGGCCTGGCGCTGGCGATTGCCGTCGGTGTGGTCACGTTGGGGCTGGGCGTGCTGCGTCACCGGCAGGCTGGGCCGCTGCTTATCGGCGCGGGCGGAATCTCGCTCATGTCGCTCGCGCTGCTGGTTCCTCACGGCCCGAAGGAAGCCATGCTGACGATCGCCGGCGTCGCGCTGGTCGCCACGGCCCATATCCGGAACTTGCGCCACGCCGCCTGA
- the rplM gene encoding 50S ribosomal protein L13 translates to MKALSKVTRSIKPAEVEKNWHLIDAEGLVLGRLAVIVANVLRGKHKPSFTPHVDCGDHVVVINADKVRLTGNKLKQKTYYKHTGYAGGIKAVTADKILDGRFPERVLEKAVERMIPRGPLGRAQMRALHLYAGTEHPHGGTQPQPLDVASRNRKNKVGA, encoded by the coding sequence ATGAAGGCGCTCAGCAAGGTCACCCGGTCGATCAAGCCGGCCGAGGTGGAAAAGAACTGGCATCTTATCGATGCCGAAGGGCTCGTGCTCGGCCGCCTCGCGGTGATCGTTGCCAACGTCCTGCGCGGCAAGCATAAGCCGAGCTTCACCCCGCACGTCGATTGCGGCGATCACGTCGTCGTGATCAATGCTGATAAGGTGCGGCTGACGGGCAACAAGCTCAAGCAGAAGACCTATTACAAGCACACCGGCTATGCCGGCGGCATCAAGGCGGTCACCGCGGACAAGATCCTCGACGGCCGCTTCCCCGAGCGCGTGCTCGAAAAGGCGGTTGAGCGCATGATCCCGCGCGGCCCGCTCGGCCGTGCGCAGATGCGCGCGCTGCATCTCTACGCCGGCACCGAGCACCCGCATGGTGGCACCCAGCCCCAGCCGCTCGATGTTGCCAGCCGCAACCGCAAGAACAAGGTGGGTGCCTAA
- a CDS encoding GIN domain-containing protein, which translates to MIRKLLIVFVSGLVLSILLVSGAWVLGGEEIKARFRHDHGDWDFDASDDGPTVKRSFAFDGSRILKIDGPVSLRFVRGPKSEMTVSGNARLIDGLRWQDGELSSERHGWRHHGGLTVEITAPQIAGLELRGPSHVTLENLDQPSLRIEVRGPADLDASGKVGKLDIDSRGVGTLDLAKVEAGDATVRVRGVGNVDIKAAGTVDASLNGVGNITLHRKPAILNAETHGVGEVRHDYDEDGTAKKAQ; encoded by the coding sequence ATGATCCGCAAGCTGCTCATCGTCTTCGTCAGCGGGCTCGTGCTGTCGATCCTGCTGGTCAGCGGCGCCTGGGTGCTCGGCGGCGAAGAGATCAAGGCCCGCTTCCGCCACGACCACGGCGATTGGGACTTCGACGCGAGCGACGACGGCCCGACCGTAAAGCGAAGCTTCGCGTTCGACGGCTCACGCATACTCAAGATCGACGGGCCGGTGTCGCTGCGCTTCGTCCGCGGTCCCAAGAGCGAGATGACCGTCTCGGGCAATGCCCGCCTGATCGACGGCTTGCGCTGGCAAGACGGCGAACTCTCTTCCGAGCGCCACGGATGGCGACATCACGGCGGGCTCACCGTGGAGATCACCGCGCCGCAGATCGCCGGCCTGGAACTGCGCGGACCTAGCCATGTAACGCTGGAAAACCTCGACCAGCCGTCGCTTCGCATCGAAGTGCGCGGGCCCGCAGACCTCGACGCTTCGGGCAAGGTGGGCAAACTCGACATCGACAGCCGCGGCGTCGGCACGCTCGATCTCGCCAAGGTCGAAGCCGGCGATGCCACCGTGCGCGTCCGCGGCGTCGGCAATGTCGACATCAAGGCTGCAGGCACGGTCGATGCCTCACTCAACGGCGTCGGCAACATCACACTCCACCGCAAGCCCGCGATCCTGAACGCGGAAACGCATGGCGTCGGTGAAGTCCGCCACGATTACGACGAAGACGGAACCGCCAAGAAGGCTCAGTGA
- a CDS encoding long-chain fatty acid--CoA ligase, with protein MKFSDFDASRNLVELFFLRADEFGEKPMLWAKRDGAWRSISWAEAARRVCLIAERLRALGLVQGDRVLLVSENRPEWCLADLAIMAAGCVTVPAYTTNTERDHLHVLENSGARAVIVSDAKLAKPLLPAVLRSDNVKHVIAIEPLRNNQAGAVAMHDWSSLLAGDAAAARAAVDARIAGVGREDLACIIYTSGTGGAPRGVMQHHGAILCNVGGCAEILSEDFGWDDEVFLSFLPLSHAYEHTGGQFLPIGMGAQIYYAEGLEKLSANIEEVRPTIMIVVPRLFEVLRARIIKQVEKQGRLANYLMDRALLLGERKAEGKQRLIDQPMNLILERTLRPKIRARFGGRMKALVSGGAPLNPDIGVFFDAMGLTLLQGYGQTEAGPVVSCNRPKAGLKMDTVGPPLRGVEVKIAEDGEILLRGELVMHGYWRNEAETERVLHDGWLSTGDVGHLDDRGRIVITDRKKDMIVNDKGDNVSPQKVEGMLTLQPEIAQAMVAGDKRPYLVGLIVPDAEWALAWARAQDEKFDMKALQDLPAFRTAVRDAIDRVNRDLSVIEKVRQFCFADEAFSIDNEEMTPSLKIKRHKIRDRYGARLDGLYKA; from the coding sequence GTGAAGTTTTCCGATTTCGACGCCAGCCGCAATCTCGTCGAGCTGTTCTTCCTGCGCGCGGACGAGTTCGGCGAGAAGCCGATGCTCTGGGCCAAGCGAGACGGGGCCTGGCGATCGATCAGCTGGGCCGAGGCCGCGCGTCGCGTCTGCCTGATCGCGGAAAGGCTGCGCGCGCTAGGGCTCGTCCAGGGCGACCGCGTGCTGCTCGTGTCCGAGAACCGCCCCGAATGGTGCCTGGCCGATCTCGCGATCATGGCCGCGGGCTGCGTCACCGTCCCTGCCTATACGACCAATACCGAGCGCGATCATCTGCATGTGCTGGAAAACTCGGGCGCTCGTGCGGTCATCGTCTCCGACGCCAAGCTGGCCAAGCCGCTGCTGCCCGCCGTGCTGCGCTCGGACAACGTCAAGCACGTCATTGCGATCGAGCCGCTGCGCAACAACCAGGCCGGTGCGGTCGCGATGCACGACTGGTCCAGCCTGCTGGCGGGCGATGCCGCTGCCGCGCGCGCGGCGGTCGACGCGCGCATAGCCGGGGTCGGCCGCGAGGACCTCGCCTGCATCATCTACACCAGCGGCACCGGCGGCGCACCGCGCGGGGTGATGCAGCACCACGGCGCGATCCTTTGCAACGTCGGCGGCTGCGCCGAGATCCTGAGCGAGGACTTCGGCTGGGACGACGAGGTCTTCCTCTCGTTCCTGCCGCTGAGCCACGCCTACGAGCACACTGGCGGCCAGTTCCTGCCCATCGGCATGGGCGCGCAGATCTACTACGCCGAGGGGCTCGAGAAGCTTTCGGCCAATATCGAGGAGGTGCGCCCGACGATCATGATCGTGGTGCCGCGGCTGTTCGAAGTGCTGCGCGCGCGGATCATCAAGCAGGTGGAAAAGCAGGGCCGCCTCGCCAACTACCTGATGGACCGGGCGCTCCTGCTGGGCGAGCGCAAGGCCGAGGGCAAGCAGCGGCTGATCGACCAGCCGATGAACCTGATCCTCGAACGCACGCTGCGCCCGAAGATCCGCGCGCGCTTCGGCGGGCGAATGAAAGCATTGGTCTCGGGCGGCGCGCCGCTGAATCCGGACATCGGCGTATTCTTCGACGCGATGGGTCTGACGCTGCTCCAGGGCTACGGCCAGACCGAAGCAGGGCCTGTAGTCAGTTGCAACCGCCCCAAGGCCGGCCTCAAGATGGACACCGTCGGCCCGCCGCTGCGCGGGGTCGAGGTGAAGATCGCCGAGGACGGCGAGATCCTGCTGCGCGGCGAGCTCGTCATGCACGGCTATTGGCGCAACGAAGCCGAAACCGAGCGCGTGCTGCACGATGGCTGGCTCTCCACCGGCGACGTCGGCCATCTCGATGACCGGGGCCGCATCGTCATCACCGATCGCAAGAAGGACATGATCGTCAACGACAAGGGCGACAACGTCTCGCCGCAGAAGGTCGAAGGCATGCTGACGCTGCAGCCCGAGATCGCCCAGGCCATGGTGGCGGGCGACAAGCGGCCCTATCTCGTCGGCCTGATCGTGCCCGATGCCGAATGGGCCCTCGCCTGGGCACGCGCGCAGGACGAGAAGTTCGACATGAAGGCGCTGCAGGACCTGCCCGCCTTCCGCACCGCGGTGCGCGATGCAATCGACCGGGTGAACCGCGATCTCTCGGTGATCGAGAAGGTCCGCCAGTTCTGCTTTGCCGACGAGGCCTTCTCGATCGACAACGAGGAAATGACGCCGAGCCTGAAGATCAAGCGGCACAAGATCCGCGACCGCTACGGCGCGCGACTGGACGGGCTGTACAAGGCTTGA
- a CDS encoding PadR family transcriptional regulator — translation MPEAIEIQLKKGVLGLCVLALLSRGNSYAYEIASKLSHAVDMGEGTIYPLMRRMQNEGLVGTYLEESPSGPPRKYYRLTDAGHASLASQLAEWRSFTTAVEGLIGHVDAAPADAQPEAGAETRDDA, via the coding sequence GTGCCCGAGGCTATCGAAATCCAGCTGAAGAAGGGGGTGCTCGGCCTCTGCGTGCTCGCGCTGCTCTCGCGCGGGAACAGCTATGCCTACGAGATCGCGAGCAAGCTCTCGCATGCGGTCGATATGGGCGAGGGCACGATCTATCCGCTGATGCGCCGCATGCAGAACGAAGGGCTTGTCGGCACCTATCTCGAGGAATCGCCATCGGGGCCGCCGCGCAAGTATTACCGGCTGACCGACGCCGGTCACGCCAGCCTGGCCTCCCAGCTCGCCGAATGGCGCAGTTTCACCACCGCCGTCGAAGGCCTGATCGGCCATGTCGACGCGGCCCCAGCAGATGCACAACCCGAAGCAGGTGCGGAGACCCGGGATGACGCGTGA